The window TCCGAGCGGCTCCGGGTGGTCGCCGCGCTGGAAGCGCTCGGTCACACGGTCGTGGAGTCCGACGCGAACTTCGTGCTGTTCGGCGTCTTCGCGGACGCGGCCGCCGCCTGGCAGCGGTACCTGGACCGCGGCGTGCTGATCCGCGACCTGAAGATTCCCGGCTACCTGCGGGCCTCCATCGGCACCGCGGCCGACAACGACGCGTTCCTGCGCGCCAGTGAGGAGATCGACCGTGGGTAGGACGGCCCGGATCGAACGCACGACCAGCGAGTCCTCGGTGCTCGTCGAGCTGGACCTGGACGGCACCGGCGTCGTCGACATCTCCACCGGGGTGCGCTTCTACGACCACATGCTCACCGCGTTCGGCGTGCACGGGTCGTTCGACCTGAAAGTCGTCGCCAACGGCGACACCGACATCGACGCGCACCACACCGTCGAGGACACCGCCATCGTGCTCGGGCAGGCGTTCCGGCAGGCGCTGGGCGACAAGAAGGGCATCCGCCGCTTCGGCGACTGCTTCATCCCGATGGACGAGACCCTGGCGCACGCGGCCGTGGACGTGTCCGGCCGGCCGTTCAGCGTCCACACCGGGGAGCCGGAGGCGATCCTCGGGTTCACCGTCGGCAACAACTACCCGGTGGTGCTCAACCGGCACGTCTTCGACTCGCTGGCCTTCCACGCGCAGATCGCGCTGCACGTGCGGGTGCTCTACGGCCGCGATCCGCACCACATCAGCGAGGCGCAGTACAAGGCGATCGCGCGTGCGCTGCGCGAGGCGTGCGAGCCCGATCCGCGGGTGACGGGCATTCCGTCGACCAAGGGCGTGTTGTGACCTGGCAGCCGGTGCTGCTGCTGGGTTTCGCCGGGCTGCTGCTCGGCGGGGTGATCTCGACCTGGAAGAACGACGCGAAGGTCGTGTCGGCGGTGTTGGCGGTCTTCACCGTGGCGCTGACCGTGGGAGGTGTGCTGTGGGTGCTCGGCGAGTAGTGGTGCTGGACTACGGGTCCGGCAATCTGGCGTCCGCGTCGCGGGCGCTGGAGCGGGTCGGCGCGGACGTCGAGGTGACCGCCGACCTGGACGCGGCGCTGAACGCCGACGGTCTGGTGGTGCCCGGGGTCGGCGCGTACGCCGCGTGCATGACCGGGATCAACGAGGTCCGTGGGGGTCGGGCGATCGGTCGGCGGCTGGCCGGCGGGCGGCCGGTGCTGGGCATCTGCGTCG is drawn from Nakamurella deserti and contains these coding sequences:
- the hisB gene encoding imidazoleglycerol-phosphate dehydratase HisB, with the translated sequence MGRTARIERTTSESSVLVELDLDGTGVVDISTGVRFYDHMLTAFGVHGSFDLKVVANGDTDIDAHHTVEDTAIVLGQAFRQALGDKKGIRRFGDCFIPMDETLAHAAVDVSGRPFSVHTGEPEAILGFTVGNNYPVVLNRHVFDSLAFHAQIALHVRVLYGRDPHHISEAQYKAIARALREACEPDPRVTGIPSTKGVL